One window of the Salvia splendens isolate huo1 chromosome 1, SspV2, whole genome shotgun sequence genome contains the following:
- the LOC121804673 gene encoding SHUGOSHIN 1-like codes for MKGDKMAKRSSFGSMVRRRLSDITNSLPQPKSPAFPEKHFESDNASTKEHIDYLVKKKMALMKLIQEKNKVIELSGSEVQNLKTCLQKMQLQNWILAQTNSHMLAEVNLGKQRLKALQHEVACKDTLLKTKILQLKGKEEVIVKKQVVQEAVEVTEGLEMNDDTKPRAANRRRRLSRSASLGSSTISQQYAEMETVLSKRHCVRRESGGGMLDNIEGRRTSMSRPHFLRIENTVDRD; via the exons ATGAAAGGGGATAAAATGGCAAAAAGATCTTCATTCGGAAGCATGGTGAGAAGAAGGCTCTCTGATATTACTAATTCTTTGCCTCAGCCTAAATCGCCAGCATTTCCTGAAAAACATTTTGAATCTGATAATGCTTCCACTAAGGAACACATTGACTATCTTGTTAAG AAAAAGATGGCCTTGATGAAGCTCATTCAAGAAAAGAA CAAAGTTATAGAATTGAGTGGAAGTGAGGTCCAAAATTTGAAAACATGTCTTCAGAAAATGCAGCTGCAAAACTGGATTCTTGCTCAAACAAATAGTCATATGCTAGCG GAAGTTAATTTGGGCAAACAAAGG TTGAAAGCATTACAACACGAAGTAGCCTGCAAAGACACACTTCTCAAAACAAAGATATTGCAACTCAAG GGGAAAGAGGAAGTGATTGTAAAAAAACAAGTTGTTCAG GAAGCAGTGGAGGTAACAGAGGGTTTGGAAATGAATGATGATACTAAGCCTCGCGCTGCCAACAGGAGGCGCCGTCTCTCCAGAAGTGCAT CTCTGGGCAGCTCGACGATATCTCAGCAGTATGCTGAAATGGAGACAGTACTAAGCAAAAG GCATTGTGTGAGAAGAGAATCTGGTGGTGGTATGTTGGACAACATTGAAGGGCGGAGAACAtccatgtcacgaccgcattttctaaggatagaaaacacggttgatcgcgactag